One Natator depressus isolate rNatDep1 chromosome 3, rNatDep2.hap1, whole genome shotgun sequence DNA segment encodes these proteins:
- the ITGB1BP1 gene encoding integrin beta-1-binding protein 1 translates to MFRKGKKRHSSSSSQSSEISTKSKSVDSSLGGLSRSSTVASLDTDSTKSSGQSNSNSDTWAEFRVKYVGAIEKLKLDESKSLEGPLDLINYIDVAQQDGKLPFVPVEEEFIMGVSKYGIKVSTSDQYDVLHRHALYLIVRMVCYDDGLGAGKSLLALKTTDASYEEYSLWVYQCNSLEQAQAICKVLSTAFDSVLTSEKS, encoded by the exons atgttcagaaaagggaaaaaacgacacagcagcagcagctcccaaagCAGTGAAATCAGTACTAAAAGCAAG TCTGTTGACTCCAGTCTTGGTGGACTTTCCAGATCTAGTACTGTGGCTAGTCTAGATACAGACTCCACTAAAAGTTCAG GACAAAGCAACAGTAATTCAGATACCTGGGCAGAATTTAGAGTTAAATATGTTGGTGCcattgaaaaactgaaacttGATGAGAGCAAGAGTCTGGAGGGGCCATTGGACTTGATAAATTACATAGATGTGGCACAG CAAGATGGAAAGTTACCTTTTGTTCCAGTTGAAGAAGAGTTCATTATGGGAGTTTCCAAGTACGGTATTAAAGTCTCAACATCTGATCAGTAT GATGTTTTACATAGACATGCTCTGTATTTAATTGTGCGGATGGTCTGCTACGATGATGGTCTGGGAGCAGGAAAGAGTTTATTGGCTTTGAAGACGACAGATGCAAGTTATGAAGAATACAGTCTCTGGGTGTATCAGTGTAATAGTTTG GAACAAGCACAAGCTATTTGCAAAGTGTTATCAACAGCCTTTGACTCAGTTTTAACCTCAGAGAAGTCTTGA